In the genome of Myxococcus stipitatus, one region contains:
- a CDS encoding ATP-binding protein, with the protein MSSDPRLEVFLSDSGEVFSGVQQGQYLWQPDPFDVETLSAPARRAFTRLLGRATTTPPPDTGKLLLLLGESGCGKTHLVRAFRNLTHGQQCGFTGYMPMTVDATHYDRYLLSNLIDSLDQPYDEAQGDDTGLMHLSNLLMAQCTSLFAPLIEHEQKILEDDELHGTVRAVADELLADPRFRHVEVDLLRALIYFQRRDPRINRRLFNWLRCEDIAPEDRKVIGELVPRTSDDSAARMVEQLGRLMGALDHALVLCVDQVEDISDFEQRPQMESSFRRAIATLAAIAGKVPRAVVVVCCLSDYWEKMRPLLTRSMVDRIETDPEPVTLERTVTADTARDIAARRLHYLYEQRGVAFDPTDPTYPIPSEGFEALGGQRVRDVLNECRRYRERAIELQRLPEAFPLPQPTRGKVAEPKPAGVEIDLEQAWTDFRAAYKERLPEDASDISALLAWAVEMSSEELGGSPRFTVKPRNGNDLLDIGEHPSGNKLVLALCDRSSKGGGLGRQMADALKAAAGSTPILIRTSDFPSSTGTIVADQLGKLVRQGGRRVVLGDSELRDLVAMRDFRALHVGQPSFAAWSRSARPITRLKSMGDILGLERLGRPAATGTASPKVQPPRPMDATAFQPRNSHVPSAQAQLFNDSSTTPFGRALPGPSLEPGSLVAPTPVPRVAPTPVPHRGTRADDPARSTELSNNDADLGQFHLEPEGRLLPEQEPRVSPPPAVPGGVVRKPRITPATGTPIPAEVLTGALKLGSSEGLLSQTISLEPSDLTRHSAFLGGTGSGKTTLALNILEQLLLRGIPVILIDRKGDLATYARAESWNEPLEDAALRERRRLLRERVDVALYTPGRSDGRPLAIPVVPHGLESLPAEDREQSVQQAADAIAGMLDYRTSPNDKAAKAVLAQALRLLMNQSLGKEVTLELLQQFIIAQDPALLEATDGIPTRTFSKLAQDLSVLRINLRTLLSAGGERLDLDELLGRGVHGVPGRTRLSIISTKFLGDNSRILFWVSQLLLETLRWASQHPSSKLQAVLLFDEADMYLPATSKPATKEPMESLLRRARSAGVGVMLATQSPGDFDYKCRENVQAWFVGKITQENALRRVRPLFVDARVDADARLPGQKTGQFHVLSDGRVQQLKADRSVIKTTQLSEDQILELARLSRKQAGSDTP; encoded by the coding sequence ATGTCCAGCGACCCTCGACTCGAGGTCTTCCTCTCCGACAGTGGTGAGGTCTTCAGCGGCGTCCAGCAGGGCCAGTACCTCTGGCAGCCGGACCCGTTCGACGTGGAGACCCTCAGCGCCCCCGCGCGCCGCGCCTTCACGCGCCTGCTCGGCCGCGCCACCACGACACCGCCCCCGGACACAGGAAAGCTCCTGCTCCTCCTGGGCGAGTCCGGCTGCGGCAAGACGCACCTGGTGCGAGCCTTCCGCAACCTCACCCACGGGCAGCAGTGCGGCTTCACCGGCTACATGCCGATGACCGTCGATGCGACGCACTACGACCGGTATCTCCTCTCCAACCTCATCGACTCGCTGGACCAGCCCTACGACGAGGCGCAGGGCGATGACACCGGGCTGATGCACCTGTCCAACCTGCTGATGGCCCAGTGCACCAGCCTCTTCGCGCCACTCATCGAGCACGAGCAGAAGATCCTGGAGGATGACGAGCTGCACGGCACCGTCCGAGCCGTCGCCGACGAGCTCCTCGCGGACCCTCGCTTCCGTCACGTCGAGGTGGACCTGCTCCGCGCGCTCATCTACTTCCAGCGCCGAGACCCGCGCATCAACCGCCGCCTCTTCAACTGGCTGCGCTGCGAAGACATCGCCCCCGAGGACCGGAAGGTCATCGGAGAGCTCGTCCCCCGCACCTCGGATGACAGCGCCGCGCGCATGGTGGAGCAACTCGGCCGCCTCATGGGCGCGCTCGACCACGCGCTGGTGCTGTGCGTGGACCAGGTCGAGGACATCAGCGACTTCGAGCAACGCCCGCAGATGGAGAGCTCGTTCCGCCGGGCCATCGCCACGCTGGCCGCCATCGCGGGCAAGGTGCCTCGCGCGGTGGTCGTCGTGTGCTGCCTCTCCGACTATTGGGAGAAGATGCGGCCCCTGCTCACGCGCTCGATGGTCGACCGCATCGAGACCGACCCGGAGCCCGTGACGCTCGAGCGCACCGTCACCGCGGACACCGCGCGAGACATCGCCGCCCGCCGCCTGCACTACCTCTACGAGCAGCGAGGCGTGGCCTTCGACCCCACCGACCCCACCTATCCCATCCCCAGCGAGGGCTTCGAAGCCCTGGGTGGACAGCGCGTCCGCGACGTCCTCAACGAGTGCCGCCGCTACCGCGAGCGCGCCATCGAGCTGCAACGCCTGCCCGAGGCCTTTCCGCTCCCCCAGCCCACTCGCGGCAAGGTGGCGGAGCCGAAGCCCGCGGGCGTGGAGATCGACCTTGAGCAGGCCTGGACCGACTTCCGCGCCGCCTACAAGGAGAGGCTCCCCGAGGACGCCTCCGACATCTCGGCCCTCCTCGCCTGGGCGGTCGAGATGAGCAGCGAGGAGCTCGGTGGCTCGCCGCGCTTCACGGTGAAGCCTCGCAATGGGAATGACCTGCTGGACATCGGAGAGCACCCCTCCGGAAACAAGCTCGTCCTCGCGCTCTGCGACCGCAGCTCGAAGGGCGGAGGTCTCGGCCGACAGATGGCCGACGCCCTCAAGGCCGCCGCGGGCAGCACGCCTATCCTCATCCGGACCTCCGACTTTCCATCCTCGACGGGGACCATCGTCGCGGACCAGTTGGGCAAGCTCGTCCGGCAGGGAGGACGCAGGGTCGTCCTCGGCGACAGCGAGCTGAGGGACCTGGTCGCCATGCGAGACTTCCGCGCGCTGCATGTCGGACAGCCCTCCTTCGCCGCGTGGAGCCGCTCGGCCCGCCCCATCACCCGCCTCAAGTCCATGGGGGATATCCTCGGACTGGAGCGACTCGGGCGCCCGGCCGCGACGGGGACGGCGAGCCCCAAGGTCCAACCTCCGAGGCCCATGGACGCGACAGCCTTCCAACCTCGGAACAGCCACGTGCCATCGGCGCAGGCACAGCTGTTCAACGACTCATCCACGACACCCTTCGGCCGAGCCTTGCCCGGCCCATCGCTCGAGCCGGGCTCCCTGGTGGCGCCAACGCCTGTGCCTCGGGTAGCGCCAACGCCTGTGCCGCACCGAGGCACCCGCGCCGACGATCCCGCACGGAGCACGGAGCTTTCGAACAACGATGCAGACCTCGGGCAGTTCCACCTCGAACCGGAAGGGCGGCTCCTCCCTGAGCAGGAGCCTCGTGTCTCCCCGCCACCCGCGGTCCCCGGGGGGGTCGTCCGCAAACCTCGCATCACTCCCGCCACGGGAACTCCGATTCCCGCCGAGGTCCTCACGGGTGCACTGAAGCTCGGGAGCTCGGAAGGACTGCTCTCGCAGACCATCTCCCTGGAGCCTTCGGACCTCACGCGGCACAGCGCCTTCCTCGGCGGCACGGGCAGCGGGAAGACGACGCTCGCGCTCAACATCCTCGAGCAGCTCCTGCTGCGTGGCATCCCCGTCATCCTCATCGACCGGAAGGGAGACCTCGCCACCTACGCCCGCGCGGAGTCCTGGAACGAGCCCCTGGAAGACGCGGCCCTGCGCGAGCGGCGCCGCCTGCTGCGCGAGCGCGTGGACGTGGCGCTCTACACTCCCGGCCGCTCGGACGGCAGACCCCTGGCGATTCCCGTCGTCCCCCACGGGCTCGAATCCCTCCCCGCCGAGGACCGTGAGCAATCCGTCCAGCAAGCAGCGGATGCCATCGCGGGGATGCTCGACTATCGGACCAGCCCCAACGACAAGGCCGCGAAGGCCGTCCTCGCCCAGGCGCTCCGCCTGCTGATGAATCAATCCCTGGGCAAGGAGGTCACCCTGGAGCTGCTCCAGCAGTTCATCATCGCGCAGGACCCGGCGCTCCTGGAGGCCACGGACGGCATCCCCACCAGGACCTTCTCCAAGCTCGCCCAGGACCTCAGCGTGCTGCGCATCAACCTGCGCACGCTGCTGTCGGCGGGCGGCGAGCGGCTCGACCTGGATGAGCTGCTCGGGCGCGGCGTGCACGGCGTCCCAGGACGCACGCGGCTGAGCATCATCAGCACCAAGTTCCTGGGGGATAACTCGCGCATCCTCTTCTGGGTGTCCCAGCTCCTCCTGGAGACGCTGCGCTGGGCCAGCCAGCACCCCTCCTCGAAGCTTCAGGCCGTGCTCCTCTTCGACGAGGCGGACATGTACCTGCCCGCGACGAGCAAGCCCGCGACCAAGGAGCCCATGGAGAGCCTGCTCAGGCGGGCGCGCTCCGCGGGCGTGGGCGTGATGCTCGCGACCCAGAGCCCTGGCGACTTCGACTACAAGTGCCGCGAGAACGTGCAGGCGTGGTTCGTGGGGAAGATCACCCAGGAGAACGCGCTGAGGCGGGTCCGGCCGCTCTTCGTGGACGCTCGCGTCGACGCCGATGCTCGGCTCCCTGGGCAGAAGACGGGCCAGTTCCACGTGCTGAGCGACGGCCGCGTCCAGCAGCTCAAGGCGGACCGCTCCGTCATCAAGACGACGCAGCTCTCCGAAGACCAGATTCTCGAACTCGCCCGGCTCAGCCGGAAGCAGGCGGGGTCGGACACGCCATGA
- a CDS encoding endonuclease domain-containing protein, with amino-acid sequence MLSPADTVLLDSLDRHARRRAEGIPTLSVLVGSQPDSLRLWDDWLHRSGLKGASSDSADLPSAVTAWAALLAHERNLPRDAEAFVILSQRAFSPRELHFEGKTRHERRVLFERLEPPRSEPATWALCRQLLEQPPPPATLPVDFLERIPHHPAEALHALLPLIPEGRAPALQLRVTPSDPRSLHAATALCTAAPSLHVACVLPPESLAEALGLKDSHALAMLREGLIELPAPGRVKAPAKPRTPAERKKTEARARSKAENFLYNNVLQNHPTTRGHFALNATLDLGDGNRPWEVDFVCRELRIAIEIDGYHHFLGPERFRRDRRKDLALQRAGYWVVRYLEEDVVPRYEEILKTLESLIAARRAEASAQRTSHGHS; translated from the coding sequence TTGCTGTCACCAGCGGATACCGTGCTCCTCGACTCGCTGGACCGGCACGCTCGCCGACGCGCGGAGGGAATCCCGACCCTCAGTGTCCTCGTCGGCTCCCAGCCGGATTCCCTCCGCCTCTGGGATGATTGGCTTCACCGCAGCGGCCTGAAGGGCGCCTCTTCCGACAGCGCCGACCTGCCCTCCGCCGTCACCGCCTGGGCCGCCCTGCTCGCCCACGAACGCAACCTGCCGCGTGACGCGGAAGCCTTCGTCATCCTCTCCCAACGCGCCTTCTCCCCGCGCGAGCTCCACTTCGAGGGGAAGACGCGCCACGAGCGCCGCGTCCTCTTCGAGCGACTCGAGCCGCCTCGCTCCGAACCCGCCACCTGGGCCCTGTGCCGCCAGCTCCTCGAGCAGCCCCCTCCCCCAGCGACGCTCCCCGTCGACTTCCTCGAGCGCATCCCTCACCACCCGGCGGAGGCCCTCCATGCGCTCCTCCCGCTCATCCCCGAAGGCCGCGCCCCCGCCCTCCAGCTCCGCGTCACCCCTTCCGACCCGCGCAGCCTTCACGCCGCCACGGCCCTCTGCACCGCGGCCCCCTCGCTCCATGTCGCCTGCGTGCTACCGCCCGAGTCCCTCGCCGAAGCGCTCGGCCTCAAGGACTCCCATGCGCTCGCCATGCTGCGAGAGGGCCTCATCGAGCTGCCCGCGCCCGGACGCGTGAAGGCCCCCGCGAAGCCACGCACCCCCGCCGAGCGAAAGAAGACCGAGGCGCGCGCTCGGAGCAAGGCCGAGAACTTCCTCTATAACAACGTCCTCCAGAACCACCCCACCACCCGCGGCCACTTCGCCCTCAACGCCACGCTCGACCTCGGCGATGGCAACCGCCCCTGGGAGGTCGACTTCGTCTGCCGCGAGCTCCGCATCGCCATCGAAATCGACGGCTACCACCACTTCCTCGGCCCCGAACGCTTCCGCCGAGACAGGCGCAAGGACCTCGCCCTCCAGCGCGCGGGCTACTGGGTGGTCCGCTACCTCGAAGAGGACGTCGTGCCTCGGTACGAAGAAATCCTGAAGACCCTCGAATCACTCATCGCCGCCCGGCGAGCAGAAGCCTCCGCGCAAAGGACATCCCATGGACACTCCTGA
- a CDS encoding SDR family oxidoreductase, which yields MRVLIPGISGGIARKLALRLKHAGHEVAGVDVRPWETAREEGIEVFRGDVRKRAAEDVFRRWRPDAVVHMATVTAFTVPGAERGRINLDGTKAVFDHCATHGVKQLLFVGRHTFYGAAPDSPLYHSEDEPPRALEAIPELADLVASDLYAATALWRLPSVTTAVLRLPYTLGEPGTGTLATFLKGRRVPLVLGYDPLFHVLQEADVVSALHLALEKQLRGIFNVAGPPPIPLSVIVRETGRTAVPLPAPVLTFLMGRAGLPRLSTGALDHLRFPIVVDNRRFLEATGFEYKHSVADTLRIYREAAPVPVSSGLL from the coding sequence ATGAGGGTGCTCATCCCGGGGATCTCCGGAGGAATCGCGCGCAAGCTGGCGCTGCGGTTGAAGCATGCGGGCCACGAGGTGGCGGGAGTGGACGTGCGCCCGTGGGAGACGGCGCGCGAGGAGGGCATCGAGGTCTTCCGAGGCGACGTGCGCAAGCGCGCGGCCGAGGATGTCTTCCGCCGGTGGCGTCCGGACGCGGTGGTCCACATGGCCACGGTGACGGCGTTCACCGTCCCGGGAGCGGAGCGCGGGCGCATCAACCTGGATGGTACGAAGGCGGTGTTCGACCACTGCGCGACGCACGGCGTGAAGCAATTGCTCTTCGTCGGGCGGCACACGTTCTACGGGGCGGCGCCGGACTCGCCGCTGTACCACTCCGAGGACGAGCCTCCGCGTGCGTTGGAGGCCATCCCGGAGCTGGCGGACCTGGTGGCGTCGGACCTGTATGCGGCGACGGCGCTGTGGCGGTTGCCGTCGGTGACGACAGCGGTGTTGCGGCTGCCGTACACGTTGGGGGAGCCGGGGACGGGGACGTTGGCGACGTTCCTGAAGGGCCGGCGGGTGCCGTTGGTGTTGGGGTATGACCCGCTGTTCCATGTGTTGCAGGAAGCGGACGTGGTGTCGGCGCTGCATCTGGCGTTGGAGAAGCAGCTGCGAGGCATCTTCAACGTGGCGGGGCCGCCGCCGATTCCTTTGTCTGTCATCGTGAGGGAGACGGGCCGCACGGCGGTGCCGTTGCCGGCGCCGGTGTTGACCTTCCTGATGGGCAGGGCGGGCCTGCCCAGACTGTCGACGGGGGCGCTGGACCATCTGCGCTTCCCCATCGTGGTGGACAACCGCCGGTTCCTGGAGGCGACGGGCTTCGAGTACAAGCACAGCGTCGCGGACACGCTGCGCATCTATCGCGAGGCGGCGCCGGTGCCTGTCTCCAGCGGACTGCTCTAG
- a CDS encoding lysophospholipid acyltransferase family protein, with protein MALSDGLDARVDRLALPFNEYGVDPYGISRKHVRDALRVFALIYRYYFRVKCHGIQHIPEKGRGMLVGNHSGGVAVDGAMVLTSTMLEMDPPRLAQGMVERFLHKFPVSSLWASRTGQFTGLPEHAKRLLEDDRLLMIFPEGARGTAKLFPDRYSLVDFGTGFIRLALQTRSPIIPFAFLGGGSAIPTVFNAYALGKLLGVPYIPLTPYLLPVPLPVQLEIHYGEPLVFHGTGDEEDHVIEGYVAKVKERIAGLIERGRAERQHRGLSRKLLP; from the coding sequence GTGGCCCTGAGCGATGGATTGGATGCGCGGGTTGACCGGCTGGCGCTGCCGTTCAACGAGTATGGCGTAGACCCCTACGGAATCTCCCGGAAGCACGTGAGGGATGCGCTGCGCGTCTTCGCGCTCATCTATCGCTACTACTTCCGGGTGAAGTGCCACGGCATCCAGCACATCCCCGAGAAGGGCCGAGGGATGCTGGTGGGCAACCACTCCGGCGGCGTAGCGGTGGACGGCGCCATGGTGCTGACCTCCACGATGCTGGAGATGGATCCGCCGCGCCTGGCGCAGGGCATGGTGGAGCGCTTCCTCCACAAGTTCCCGGTGTCCTCGCTGTGGGCCAGCCGCACGGGACAGTTCACGGGACTGCCCGAGCACGCGAAGCGGCTCCTGGAGGATGACCGGCTGTTGATGATCTTCCCGGAGGGCGCGCGCGGGACGGCGAAGCTGTTCCCGGACCGGTACTCGCTGGTGGACTTCGGCACGGGGTTCATCCGGCTGGCGTTGCAGACGCGCTCGCCCATCATCCCGTTCGCGTTCCTGGGGGGTGGCTCGGCGATTCCCACGGTGTTCAACGCGTATGCGCTGGGCAAGCTGCTGGGGGTTCCCTACATCCCGCTGACGCCCTACCTGTTGCCGGTGCCGCTGCCGGTGCAGTTGGAGATCCACTACGGCGAGCCGCTCGTCTTCCATGGGACGGGGGATGAAGAGGACCACGTCATCGAGGGGTATGTGGCGAAGGTGAAGGAACGCATCGCGGGTCTCATCGAGCGCGGCCGGGCGGAGCGTCAGCACCGCGGGCTGTCGAGGAAGCTGCTGCCATGA
- a CDS encoding ABC transporter ATP-binding protein, producing MTPPEDLAIEVKNLVKRFGDVVAVDGIDLDIRRGECMGLLGPNGAGKTTTVEILEGLQEPTSGQVRILGLDWKKDAVELRRRMGLTLQETRLVDQLTVEETVRLFASFYPRALPVEELIGLVQLGEKRHARVGKLSGGQRQRLALALALSGDPDLLFLDEPTTGLDPQSRRALWDVVAELKARGRTVVLTTHYMDEAEVLCDRLVIIDRGRVIARGTPPEIVATLGADQVIELEAEPALDLERLRPLPAVVSAQRHADRVSLRVKELHVALPAVLREVEGVGVQLRHLSTHRPTLDDVFLGLTGRSLREGSTGQEAA from the coding sequence ATGACTCCCCCTGAAGACCTCGCCATCGAGGTGAAGAACCTGGTCAAGCGCTTCGGCGATGTCGTGGCCGTGGACGGCATCGACCTGGACATCCGCCGCGGCGAATGCATGGGCCTGCTGGGCCCCAACGGCGCCGGCAAGACGACCACGGTCGAAATCCTCGAGGGCCTGCAAGAGCCCACCTCCGGCCAGGTGCGCATCCTCGGCCTGGACTGGAAGAAGGACGCCGTGGAGCTGCGCCGCCGCATGGGCCTGACGCTGCAGGAGACCCGGCTGGTGGACCAGCTCACCGTCGAGGAGACGGTGCGCCTGTTCGCCTCGTTCTACCCGCGCGCCCTGCCCGTCGAGGAGCTCATCGGCCTGGTGCAGCTTGGCGAGAAGCGTCATGCCCGCGTGGGGAAGCTGTCCGGCGGTCAGCGTCAGCGGCTCGCCCTGGCGCTCGCCCTGTCCGGAGACCCCGACCTGCTGTTCCTCGACGAGCCCACCACGGGCCTGGACCCCCAGTCGCGCCGCGCGCTCTGGGACGTGGTCGCCGAGCTCAAGGCCCGAGGCCGCACGGTGGTGCTCACCACCCACTACATGGACGAGGCCGAGGTGCTCTGCGACCGGCTGGTCATCATCGACCGGGGGCGCGTCATCGCGCGAGGCACCCCTCCGGAAATCGTCGCCACGCTGGGCGCCGACCAGGTCATCGAATTGGAGGCGGAGCCCGCCCTGGACCTGGAGCGGCTGCGTCCGCTGCCCGCGGTGGTGTCCGCGCAGCGCCACGCGGACCGCGTCTCCTTGCGCGTGAAGGAGCTGCACGTGGCGCTCCCCGCCGTGCTGCGCGAGGTGGAGGGCGTGGGGGTCCAGCTCCGGCACCTGTCCACGCACCGGCCCACGCTCGATGACGTCTTCCTGGGGCTGACGGGCCGCTCGCTGCGCGAAGGCAGCACAGGACAGGAGGCCGCGTGA
- a CDS encoding ABC transporter permease, whose product MGSLGQLILMRLRVMYRQPEVIGWTFVFPIITTLVLGLAFRNESLAPVRVAVADGPGAPALLERLKDVPELEAQAAPKEEAKRLLARGRVALVLVPGTPAPEALVDPSQPEGRTARLLVSQVLATESGAPRIEAVKATPVEEPGNRYVDFLIPGLLGMSLMSTSLWALAMPLVSMRGGKLLKRLAGTPMPRAQFFVSFMLARTAFAVLEIAFYCAFARWMFGVPMFGSYLALLGVGLLGSMSFASLALLVASRVRTDEAVGGLINLVSMPMMFVSGVFFASQNFPAWMQPFIQVLPLTALNDSLRAIMLEGTSVWALGAPMAVLAGWALLPVLGALRWFRWM is encoded by the coding sequence ATGGGCTCCCTGGGACAGCTGATTCTGATGCGCCTGCGGGTGATGTACCGACAGCCCGAGGTGATTGGGTGGACGTTCGTCTTCCCCATCATCACCACGCTGGTGCTGGGGCTCGCCTTCCGCAATGAGTCCCTGGCGCCGGTGCGGGTCGCCGTCGCGGACGGCCCGGGGGCCCCCGCGCTGCTGGAGCGACTGAAGGACGTGCCGGAGCTGGAGGCGCAGGCCGCGCCGAAGGAGGAGGCGAAGCGGCTGCTGGCCCGAGGCCGGGTGGCCCTGGTGCTCGTGCCAGGGACGCCAGCCCCCGAGGCCTTGGTCGACCCGAGCCAACCCGAGGGCCGCACGGCCCGGCTCCTCGTCTCGCAGGTGCTGGCGACCGAGTCCGGCGCGCCCCGCATCGAGGCGGTGAAGGCGACGCCCGTGGAGGAGCCGGGCAACCGCTACGTCGACTTCCTCATCCCGGGGCTGTTGGGCATGTCGTTGATGTCCACCAGCCTGTGGGCCCTGGCCATGCCGCTGGTGTCGATGCGCGGCGGGAAGCTGCTCAAGCGGCTGGCGGGGACACCCATGCCTCGCGCCCAGTTCTTCGTGTCGTTCATGCTGGCGCGCACGGCGTTCGCGGTGCTGGAGATCGCGTTCTACTGCGCCTTCGCGCGGTGGATGTTCGGCGTGCCCATGTTCGGCAGCTACCTGGCGCTCCTGGGCGTGGGGTTGCTCGGGTCGATGAGCTTCGCGTCGCTGGCGCTGCTCGTGGCCAGTCGGGTGCGCACCGACGAGGCGGTCGGTGGCCTCATCAACCTGGTCTCCATGCCGATGATGTTCGTGTCCGGCGTCTTCTTCGCGTCGCAGAACTTCCCCGCGTGGATGCAGCCGTTCATCCAGGTGCTGCCGTTGACCGCGCTCAATGACTCGCTGCGCGCCATCATGTTGGAAGGCACCTCCGTGTGGGCGCTCGGCGCGCCCATGGCGGTGCTCGCGGGCTGGGCGCTCCTGCCCGTGCTCGGTGCGCTGCGTTGGTTCCGTTGGATGTGA
- a CDS encoding class I SAM-dependent methyltransferase: protein MSQAPSTSFVQHLNFLARDASNESAALQAAVSLGLLDQLGTTPVVLPELARRLGANVRGVRSVIEPLVALGFVTLEVGRGFVLPESTAAFLSDAAFMSRLKENHDWWHAVALLPQAVRTGADVRGRDVLGWYRALFLAPQAAAPNPSAEDFFDRAARNFARTQALVTAAELGLLERWVKGAGSLDALAEASGVPARSLEVLVKVLATLGIAREAEGAWAFTEDAARMLDANSLPYFQRALPATMAYWEALGHLDEAVREQRFRLDLRDPETARRIYQENASRISGIFASHLRLSRKAAELVRGMRSLAGARVLDVGTGSGVWGAAFGLADPSTHVTFLDSPHVLDAVRPHLAKLKLEARSRLWEGDCLSVDYGEAAYDVILLPQIIPALPSESLPGFFAKLARALKPGGVLLISGYLLTDRRDGPLDALYFALRRYVSNEGDVLSLPEFRALLDPVGLTSARGFDMPIQQVVVAHRGEHPWPAEATQAPS from the coding sequence ATGTCCCAGGCTCCCTCGACCTCCTTCGTCCAGCACCTCAACTTCCTCGCGAGGGATGCGAGCAACGAGTCCGCGGCGCTCCAGGCCGCGGTCTCGCTGGGGCTCCTGGACCAGCTGGGCACGACTCCGGTGGTGCTGCCCGAGCTGGCGCGGAGGCTCGGCGCCAACGTGCGAGGGGTCCGCTCCGTCATCGAGCCCCTGGTCGCGCTGGGCTTCGTGACGCTGGAGGTGGGACGCGGCTTCGTGCTCCCGGAGTCCACCGCGGCGTTCCTGTCCGACGCGGCCTTCATGTCGAGGCTGAAGGAGAACCACGACTGGTGGCACGCGGTGGCCCTGTTGCCCCAGGCCGTGCGAACCGGCGCGGACGTGCGGGGGCGGGACGTGCTCGGGTGGTATCGCGCGCTGTTCCTCGCGCCCCAGGCCGCCGCGCCGAACCCGAGCGCGGAGGACTTCTTCGACCGGGCCGCGCGCAACTTCGCGCGCACGCAGGCGCTGGTGACCGCGGCGGAGCTGGGCCTGCTCGAGCGGTGGGTGAAGGGCGCGGGTTCGCTCGACGCGCTGGCGGAGGCGTCCGGCGTGCCGGCACGGTCGCTCGAGGTGCTGGTGAAGGTGCTCGCGACTCTGGGCATCGCGCGCGAGGCGGAGGGCGCGTGGGCCTTCACGGAGGACGCGGCGAGGATGCTGGATGCGAACAGCCTCCCGTACTTCCAGCGCGCGCTGCCGGCCACCATGGCCTACTGGGAAGCGCTGGGGCACCTGGATGAAGCGGTGCGTGAGCAGCGCTTCCGCTTGGACTTGCGAGACCCGGAGACCGCGCGCCGCATCTACCAGGAGAACGCCTCACGCATCTCCGGCATCTTCGCGTCGCACCTGCGCCTGAGCCGCAAGGCGGCGGAGCTGGTGCGAGGCATGCGCTCGCTCGCGGGGGCGCGAGTGCTGGACGTGGGGACGGGCTCGGGCGTGTGGGGCGCGGCCTTCGGCCTGGCAGACCCGTCCACGCACGTCACCTTCCTGGACTCGCCGCATGTGCTGGATGCCGTGCGTCCGCACCTGGCGAAGCTGAAGCTGGAGGCGCGCTCGCGGCTGTGGGAGGGCGACTGCCTCTCGGTGGACTACGGCGAGGCGGCGTATGACGTCATCCTGTTGCCGCAAATCATCCCCGCGCTTCCCTCCGAGTCCCTGCCTGGATTCTTCGCGAAGCTGGCCCGCGCGCTGAAGCCCGGCGGGGTGCTGCTCATCTCGGGGTATCTCCTGACGGACCGCCGGGACGGGCCGCTCGACGCGCTCTACTTCGCGCTGCGGCGGTACGTGTCGAATGAAGGGGACGTGCTCTCGCTGCCGGAGTTCCGCGCGCTGCTGGACCCCGTGGGGCTCACCTCCGCGCGGGGTTTCGACATGCCCATCCAGCAGGTCGTCGTCGCCCACCGGGGCGAGCACCCCTGGCCCGCCGAGGCGACGCAGGCTCCGTCCTGA